The following is a genomic window from Rhizobium sp. 11515TR.
GATTGCAGCCGTCCGCGTGTTCCAGGGCAGCCTGCTCCTTATCTATCTCATCGCCGTCGCCTTCGTGCGCTATCGCATCGTCTGGCGCCCTACACCCGCGCGGAGCGCATCATGAGCGCCGTCGAGTTCATTCTAGCCGGCATGATGGCAGCCGCAACGCCGTTTCTGCTGGCAGCCCTGGGCGAGCTTGTTGCTGAGCGCGCAGGCGTCTTGAACCTCGGCGTAGAGGGCTTGATGGCCGTTGGCGCCGTCATCGCGTTCATTGTCGTTTATCATGGCGGCGGTCATCTTCTCGCCTTTCTTGCGGCCGGTCTCGGAAGTGCGCTCCTCTCCATGTTTTTTGCCGGTATCACACTGGGCTTCAACGCGAACCAGGTTGCGGCTGGTCTTGCCCTCGGCATTCTCGGCCAGGGCCTCTCCGCGCTGTTCGGCAAGAGTTATGAGAGCCTGACCGTCACCACGTTGCCAAAGATCGCAATTCCCGGGCTTTCGCAAATTCCGGTCGTCGGGGGCCTTTTCAGTCAGGATATCGTCGTCTGGATCTCGCTTGTCGTGACGATCGGCATATGGGCGACGTTTGCCTACAGCAAGGTTGGTCTTATCCTTCGCGCCGTCGGTGAAAATCCGAAAGCTGCGCATGCCATCGGCTATCCCATTGTCTCGATCCGCTTCGCGGCAGTTACGTTTGGCGGCATGATGGCCGGATTTGCCGGCGCATATGCCTCGACGATCTATACACCGCTCTGGGCGGACGGCATGATCGCCGGGCGGGGCTGGATTGCCATTGCCCTCGTTGTCTTTGGAACCTGGCTGACATCCAGGATTTTCCTGGGTGCCTGCCTGTTCGGTGCGGTGTCGCTGATGGGTCTTGCGGCGCAGGCCAGCGGGCTCGCAGTTTCCTCGCAATTGCTCGCATGCCTGCCCTATCTCGTGACGATCATCGTCCTTGGCATCATCTCCGTAGATCGCCGGCTCCTGAAGCTCAACGGTGTCGCCTCACTCGGCGAACCGTTTGAACGATAGCGAATGTGCATAGGCGGAAACTTCCATATCCGCAGGTCGCGGCGACTGATCGCTTGAAGCACGGGTGATGGACAGCAAAAATCCGCCGATGAATTTCCTTCGCTTGCCTTCAGGGCAGCAATACCGGCATTCTTCTTGCTTCTGCCAATTCGTGAGCAGTCCCTGAGAGGGCGTGTTCGCTGGTTCAGAGCAAGGAGGCCTTCCGTGATCCCATCCGATACTCAAGATAGAGTCCTGCCGAACGAGCCGGTACTTTCCGTGCGCGGTCTGACGGTCAGCCTTCCGAAGAACATGGAACGCGTGCATGCGGTGCAGGATATCACCTTCGACCTGATGCAAGGCGAGATCCTTTGCATCATCGGTGAATCCGGCTCGGGAAAATCGGTGACCGCGAACGCGATCATGGGCCTGCTGCCATCCATCATAAAGGTAACGGCAGGTACGATCCGCTTCAAGGGCGCGAACCTCGTAAGCGCCGACGCTGCCACCCTTCGAAGCCTGAGGGGACGGGCCGTTTCGATCATTTTCCAGGACCCGCTCTCGGCACTCAATCCCCTGATGACGATCGGCGACCAGATCATCGAGGTTCTTGATGCTCACAAGATCGGCACGCCGGAAAGCCGGCGGCAGAAGGTGAAGGAACTGCTCGGCGAAGTCGGCCTGCCTGATCCGGAGCTTCTCCAGCATCAATATCCCTTCCGGCTGTCCGGCGGGCAGCGGCAGCGCGTGATGATCGCCATGGCGCTGGCGCTCGATCCGGATGTGCTGATCGCCGACGAACCGACCACCGCACTGGACGTGACGACGCAGGCCCAGATCCTCGAATTGATCCGCAAGATACAGGCGCGCAAAAAGATGAGCGTCATGTTCATCACCCATGATTTCGGGGTGGTCGCCGAGATTGCCGACAGGGTGATCGTCATGGAGAAGGGTCACCTCGTCGAACAGGGACCGGCGGCGCAGGTGCTGAATGCGCCTGTTCATCCCTATACGCAGCGTCTTATCGCGGCCGTTCCCCGCATGACGACCGCCGGTCGCGAAACCATTACCGAAGCGCCCGTGGTGCTGGAAGTCGATAAGCTCAACAAGACCTATCGAGCGGGAAGCGGCTTCCTGTCGAAATCGCGGACGGTGCAGGCGGTCAACGACGTCAGCTTCTCGATCCGCAAGGGACGCACATTGGGTGTGGTCGGTGAATCCGGCTCCGGAAAATCCTCGCTCGGCCGCGTCCTGTTGAAGCTTTTGAGCTCGGACAGCGGTCGGATTCTCTTCGATGGCCGCGATATCGCTCCGCTGTCAGACGACGAGTTCCGGCCATTGCGTCCTTATATGCAGATGATCTTTCAAGATCCATTCGCCTCGCTGAACCCGCGCCATACGATCGGCCGCATTCTCACCGTCGGACCGATGGCGCACGGCCTGTCGATGCATGAGGCCAAGGCGAAGGCGCTGCGTCTTCTCAAGCGCGTCGGCCTCGACGAAGGTGCCTTTGACCGCTTTCCCCATGAGTTCTCCGGTGGCCAGCGCCAGCGCATCGGCATCGCCCGTGCCTTGATGTTCGACCCAGTGCTGCTGGTGGCCGACGAGGCAGTCTCCGCTCTCGACGTCTCGATCCAGGCGCAAATCCTCAAGCTTCTTGCCGAAATCCAGCAGGACACCAAGGTCGCGATGATCTTCATCACCCACGATCTGCGCGTCGCCAGCCAGATCTGCGACGAGGTCGCCGTCATGTACAAGGGCGAGATCGTCGAATATGGTCCGCCTTCGCAGATCTTCCGCGCGCCGTCGCATGCCTATACTCAAAGCCTGCTGGCTGCCATCCCCGGCAGCGACTGGGAAGCGGTCGGCTAAAGCGTCCATCGTACGAAGCATGGCAGCGCCGAATGCGGCCCGCTTCTGCTTAATTACCACCATTCGTGCACGCGCCAGCGGCGATTGATGCCTGAGAAACAGGCAGTCTTCCGCGCTGATTATTTTTTATCTGATTGGGCGAAAAAATAGTTGCATTTATCCACTATCCGTCCTTTCATGAGCATGAAATTTCCAGCGACGATCCGCCGCAGACGATCATGAACTTGCCACGCATTAAGGGTTGTGGGAACGATGTTTCGTTGCCTTTCAAAGGTTCCGAGCCATGCCGCCGACCAAGGTCCCGCCAACGTCCGTGAAGGATATCGATATCGATGTCCTTGAGGATACGCTGAGCTTTTATATCCGCAGCATCAATCTTGCCGTCTCGCGCGATCTGGACGAGAAGCTGGAAGGTCTGGACGTCGCCCGCGGAACGGGAAAGATCACCACCCTGTTTCTGGTCGACGACAATCCGGGAATCCGGCCTTCCACTATTGCGCAAATCATCCTGAAAGACCGCTCGGCGACCGGCAGGCTGATCGAACAGATGGAAGCACATGATCTCCTTACGCGCGAGACGTCGGCGGACGACAGCCGCGCCCAGGAACTCTACATCACGGAAAAAGGTCACGAACTGGCAAAACGCGTGCGTGCCATCGTCACCAAGCAATCCCGCGAATTCTTTTCCGACATCACCGACGAAGAACACAGGCTCCTGATCGACATACTGCGACGGACTTACCGGCGCATCGTGTCGCAATCGTGAGCCGGCAAACCATAGGAGAGCAAACATGGGCATGAGTGAGGAGCGTGTCGCAATGATATCCGGTGCCAGCCGGGGGATCGGCGCGGCACTCGCCGAGGAACTTGCCGCCAAGGGATGGCGGCTTTCGCTCGGCATGCGCCGTCCCGAAATGCCCGCATGGGCAGACCCTGCACGCGTTGGCGCCTTTGCCTATGATGCCGTCGATGCGGACGCATCCGATCGCTGGGCGGAAGAGACGCTTCGCACCTTCGGGCGTATCGATGCGGTCGTCGCCAATGCCGGCATTGGCATCGCGAAGAGCGTGATCGAAGCCGATGATGCCGACCTCGACGGTCTGCTCGAGGTGAACGTCAAGGCACCCCGAAGGCTTGCAAAATCCGCATGGAGCGCCCTTGCTTCAAGCGGGCGCGGCCGGGTCATCATCGTCGCTTCGCTTTCGGGAAAGCGGGTGAAATCCGCAAACTCCGGCCTTTATGCCGTCTCCAAATTCGCGGCGGTCGCGCTGGCCCATGCCATACGCCACACCGGCTTTGACCTAGGCATCCGCGCTACCGCCATCTGCCCCGGCTTCGTCGCGACCGACATGGCGCGCGGGCTTACGAGCAAGCCCGATAGCGAGATGACCGATCCGCGCGACCTCGCCCGCATCATTTCCACGCTGATGGATTTGCCCAACGAGGCAAGCGTTGCCGAATTTACCATCAATTGCCAGTTAGAGGAGTCCTTCTGACCATGCCCGGCCCCTATGTTGTCCCCGTTCACGGGGATGCGGAACTGCCCAAGGAAGTCGACGTCGTCGTCATCGGCGGTGGCATCATCGGCACCTCGACGACGCTGGAACTTGCCGAACGGGGTCTGCGGGTCGCGCTTTGCGAGAAGGGCGGCATCGGCCAGGAGCAATCAAGCCGCAACTGGGGTTGGGTACGCATTTCCAGGCGCGATCCGCGCGAAGTGCCCCTTATGGCGGAGGCCCTGCGCATCTGGAGCACGCTCGACAAACGTACCGGCCGCGACACGGGCTACAAGCGCGCCGGTATCATCTTCACCTGCGCGGATGACAAGCAATATGCCGATCATGAGCGCTGGAACCGCAATCTGGAAGGCTACCAGCTGGAAAGCCGCATGATCAGCGGCGCCGAATTCAAGAACCTCTTTCCCGGCACGCAGATGGAGCTCAAGGGCGCTCTCTTTACCGCTGCCGACGGCCGTGCCGAGCCGCAGCGAGCCGCCCCCGCCATTGCCGAGGCCGCCCGCGATAAGGGGGCCTCCATTCTGACCGAATGCGCCGTGCGCGGCATCGAGACAGCCGGCGGCCGCATCTCCGGCGTCATCACCGAACGTGGCCCGATCGCCTGCAAGGCCGTCGTGCTTGCCGGCGGCGCCTGGTCAAGCCTGTTTGCCGGCATGTTCGGGCTCGATCTGCCGCAGTTGAAGGTGATGAATTCCGTCTTGCGCACCAAGCCGCTGGAAGGCGGCCCCGAGCAAGCCATCTGGGCGAGCGGCTTTGCCCTGCGCAAGCGTCAGGATGGCGGCTACACGATCGCGTCGGGCCATGAGAACATCGTGGACATCGTGCCGAGCTCCTTCCGTTACGCCGGCAAGTTCCTGCCGGCGCTGAAAAAGGAATGGCGCTCGCTGAACTTCCGCGTTTCCGGTCGGTTCTTCGACGAAGCGCGCATTCCCAATCGGTGGGCGATGGACGAGGCAAGCCCCTTCGAATATTGCCGCGTCCTCGACCCCAAACCCTCCACCAAGCTTTCGAATGCGGCGCTCGCCAACCTCAAGAAAGCTTTTCCGGTTTTCGAGAAGGCCGAGATCGCTCAGCGCTGGGCGGGTTATATCGACGTGACGCCGGATGCCGTGCCGGTGATCGATGCGATCGACAGTATTCCGGGCTTTCATATCGCCACCGGCTTTTCCGGCCATGGCTTCGGCATCGGGCCGGCCGCCGGCCGGCTGATGGCCGACATCGTCACCGGCAAGCTGCCGGTGGTCGACCGCAAGAACTTCCGCTTTTCCCGCTTCCACGACGGTTCGAAGATCGAACTGATCAGTGGTTTCTGACCTCTCCGAACCAGGCAGACAGTACAAAGACGAAAGAGACGAAAGAGAAAAACAGCCGAAATCCTACCAACAAAAAGGGGAACGATCATGACCGATGCAAATGACACCATCCTCCTGAAACCAACCCGCCGCCAGGCATTGACTATGATGGCGCTCGGCGCCTCCGGGCTGATCATGCCCAATATCCTCGGTCGCGGCGAAGCTTTCGCGGCACCGCCCGCCAAGCCGACCGGCCAGCTTGTCATCGGCTTCTCGCAGGAGCCCACCGTCTTCAATCCGCATCTGATCCACATCGAAGTCGACGAGGGCATCCATTTCAGTGTCTTCGATCCGCTCTTTACCGTCACACCGGAGGGCAAGTTTTCCCCTTCGCTTGCAACCGAAGTCCCGACAGTCGAAAACGGCGGCATCTCGGCCGACGGCCTTCATTGGAAGGTCAAGCTGCGCGATGGCGTGAAGTGGCATGACGGCACACCGTTTACCGCCGAAGACGTCAAGTTCACCCTCGAACTCATGGTCGATCCGAACTTCCGCAGCTGGCGCAAGACCGGCCACGAGCTGGTGCGCGACCTGACCGTCGTCTCGCCGACGGAAATCACCTGGCGGATGGAAAAGCCGTTTGCGCCCTACCCGTCGATCCTCGCCATGACCTTCATCGTGCCAAAGCATATCCTTGGTGCGGAGAAGGACAAGAACACCGCCCCCTTCAACAATGCACCCATCGGCACTGGCCCGTTCAAATGGGTCGAGCGCGTGCCCGGCGATCACATCACGCTCGCGGCCAATACCGACTATTTCGGCACCGGCCCTTATCTCGAAACCCTGGTCTACAAATATGTTCCCGACCTGACGGTGCTGTATACGCAGTTCAAGACCGGCGATATCGACGTCGTCGGCCTGCAATGGATCACCCCGGATCACTATGACGAGGCCAAGGGGCTGGATGGGAAGGCTGTTGCCGTGGTTCCGGCCGCCACGGTCGAATCCGTCGGCTTCAACATGGAGAAGCCGCAATTCAAGGATCCGGCGGTGCGCGAGGCGCTCTACTGCGCGATCGACAAGCAGACAATCATCGATGCGCTCTACTACGGCCTGCCGACACCGACCGAGAGCTACATCCCGCAGCAGTCCTTCTATTACAATCCAGACCTGCCGAAGCAGGAATTCAGCACCGACAAGGCCAAGAAGATCCTTGACGACGCCGGCTGGAAGCCCGGTCCCGACGGCATTCGCGTGAAAGATGGCGTCAAGCTTTCCTTCACCAACTCCACCACCGCCGGCAATCATATCCGTGAACAGGTGCAGCAGTTCATGCAGCAGACGTTCAAGGACATCGGCGTGGAGCTCACCATCTCCAACCTGCCGCCGGCGGTCATGTGGGGCGACTATTGGACAATGTCGAAGTTCGATTCCGTCATCGTCGGCATCAACTTCCAGACCGGCTCCGATCCCGACACCTCGGATTATTTCCGCTCCACGGCGATCACCGCCAAGGGCGGAGCCGGCCAGAACTCCTGGCAATATGCCAATCCTGAGGTCGACAAGCTCCTGACGGAAGGCGGCCAGATCTTCGTGCCGGAGGAACGCAAGAAGGTCTACCAGAAGATCCAGGAGATCATGCGCCACGACCTGCCCTTCCTGCCGCTATTCCAGTATGCGACCGTGCGCGGCCATAAGGTGGGGGTCGAAAACGTCACACCCAACATCAACGTGCGCATCGACAGCTGGAATGTGGGCACTTGGTATTGGGCCAAGGCATAGGCTGCTGCTTGTTCCAGCCCTTCAGCCGAAGCGTCGAAGGGTTGATCGCTTCACATTCCGCAACCATCGGAGACGAATGCCATGTTGCGCTATCTCCTGAGCCGCCTGTGGCAGAGCCTGGTGCTGCTGCTCCTCGTATCGATGATCGGCTTTGCCGTCCTTACCCTCGCTCCCGGCGGTCCGCTGTCGCAATATACGCTGACGCCAGGCATGACCAAGGAAGCGCTCGACAGGATCGCCGCACAGATGGGCCTCGACCGGCCGCTGCCGATCCAATATCTCGACTGGCTGAGACATCTGCTGATGGGCGACTGGGGCCGCTCCTACCGCGACAACCAGCCGGTACTGTCGATCATTTTCGGCCATCTCTTCGCCACGCTGCTGCTGATGGGCACATCGATGGTGATCTCGATCGCGATCGGCACCTGGATCGGCATCAAGGGGGCAACCCGCCGCTATTCGATCTTTGATTACAGCGCCACCGTCGGCGCCATGGTGGCGCTGTCGATACCGACCTTCTGGTTCGGTCTCGTCGCCATCTATATCTTCTCGCTGAAGCTGAAATGGCTGCCGGCCGGCAACATGTACACGGTCGGCAACGGCTCGCTCGGTGACTATGCGATCCATCTGATCATGCCGAGCCTCGTGCTTGCGCTTGTCAACATCGCGGTCTGGAGCCGTTACATGCGCACCGCCACGCTCGAGGTCATCAACCAGGATTTCGTACGCACCGCTAGGGCCAAGGGCCTCTCGCCCCGGCGCGTCCTGATGCGCCATGTCGTCGGCAACGCGCTACTGCCGATGATCACGCTTGCCGGCCTGCAATTGCCGACCATTCTCGGCGGCGCTCTGGTGGCGGAGACCGTCTTCACCTGGCCGGGAATGGGCCGGCTTTTCCTCGATAGCCTTGGCTACAGCGACTATCCGGTCGTCATGGGCCTCCTGATGTTCTCCGCAATATTCGTGCTGATCGGCAATCTGCTTGCGGATCTGCTCGTCGCCTTCGTCGATCCGCGCGTCCGGCTTGGTTAGGAGAAACGCCATGTCTTCCTCCTCCCCCGCAACCCTTTCGCAATCATTATTCGCCCATTCGCGCTGGTGGCAAAATCGGACCTTGCGCCGTTTCGTCCGCCATAGGCTCGCGCTCCTTGGCGTGGCAATGATCACGCTCATAGTCCTTGCCTGCCTGCTCGGGCCGTCGCTGCTTCCCTATGACGAGCTCTATATCGACCTGCGGGCTCGTTTCGCACCGCCCTTCGCGGCTGGCTACCATATTTTCGGCACCGACCCGCTCGGGCGCGACGTTGCGGTACGCCTGTTCATGGCTGGCCGGATTTCGCTCCTCGTCGGCTTCTTCGCGATGGTGCTCAGCACCCTGATCGGCACGGTGATCGGTGTGGTCGCCGGCTATTACGGTGGGCGCATCGGGATATTGCTGATGCGCTTCGTCGATGCCTTTCTATCCTTTCCCAGCATCTTCCTGCTGCTGGCGCTGGCCGCCTTCATCAAGCCGAGCCCGTTCATGATCACCGTCATCATCGCGGTGACAAGCTGGATGGAGACCGCGCGCATCGTCGAGGCGGAAGTACGATCGCTGCGCGAACGTGATTTCGTGCTCGCCGCGCGCATGCTCGGCCTCTCCAACAGATGGATCATGTTTCGCGAACTGCTGCCGAACGCCATCGGCCCGATCATCGTCGCCGCTACGCTGACAGTCGCCCGCGCCATCCTGCTCGAAGCCTATGTCAGCTTCCTCGGCTACGGTATCCAGCCGCCGCTCCCGAGCTGGGGCAATATGCTGAACGGCGCCCAGCAATATCTCGCCAGCGCGCCATGGCTGGCCATCGTTCCGGGTGTCGCCATCACGCTCGCCGTTACCAGCTTCAACTTCATTGGCGACGGCCTGCGCGATGCACTCGATGCCCGCAGCGATCTGCATTGAGGATGCGGGATGACGAAATTTTCGCCGTTCAAAACAACCCTGTGGTACGCCACGGCGGCCCCTGCACCCGATACAACGGAGCTGGAAGGCACGATCAAGGCAGATGTCTGCATCGTCGGTGGCGGCTATACGGGGCTAACCACCGCTCTTGAGCTTGCGAAGAGCGGCACAAGTGTCGTGCTTCTCGAAAAGGAGGAAATCGGCTTCGGCGGCTCGGGCCGCAACGCCGGGCACTGCACGCCGACTTTCACCCATTACAGCCTGCCGGAACTGCGCTCCATGCTGGGCGAGCCCTGGGCCGAGCGATTGATCGCCCGGCAGACGCGCGCCAACGACCGCGTCTCCAGCATGATCCGTCAGTACCAGATCCAATGCGAATGGCAGCAGAACGGCTATGTCATGGGCGCGCTTTACCCCCGCCTGATGAAGACAATCGAGGAGAAGGTTCGCACCTACAATGCCGTCGGCGCGAAAACGCGAGCCATCGGCAGGGACGAGGTTGCAGCGATCACCGGCAGCCCGCGCTTCCACGGCGGCTGGCTGCATGAAGAGGCCGGCCATCTTAATCCCCTCGGCTATTCCCGCGGTCTCGCACGCGCTGTCATCCAGGAAGGCGGCGTTATTCACACCGATTCGCCGGTGACGGGATGCGAGCGCGTGGCGGGCGGCTGGGCGCTCAGCACGCCGAAGGGGAAGGTCTTTGCCGACAAGGTGATCTTCGCGACGGGCGCCTATACTGTCGGCGGCTGGCCGAAACTCGATCGGACCTTCAAGATCCAGAGGGTCTTCGTCGCTGCTACCCAGCCGCTTTCCGACGACGAGCGGCTGTCGGTGCTCCCGCGCAACACCACCATCCACGATGGGCGTGGCGATATCTATGTCTACAAATACAATGCCGAGGGCCGGATCGTCGCCTCCATGTTCCCGATGGGACGGCGCGGCCGCGACATGGACTATACGCGGCAGGTCATGAGCGACCGGTTGAAATGGCTGCATCCGCAGATCAAACAGGAGATCCGCTGGGAATATTTCTGGTTTGGCGAGCTGGACATGCAATACCGCACCATCCCCCGCCTCTACGATCTGGCGCCAGGCGTCGTGGCGCTGACCGGCCTGTCCGGCCGCGGCGTACCAACGGGCAGCATGCTCGGCGGAATCCTTTCGGAATGGGCCAGAGGCGTACCGGAAAAAGACCTGTCGCTGAAGCTGGAGCCGCTTTCGGCGGCTCCCTTCTATATGAATTACGGTCCGAAGCTGACGCTGCGCTATTATCGTATTTCGGATTGGATCAAGACCAAACTGGCAGGCGTTCCCTTGCCGCCGCATGCCTGATCGCCGCCAACATCCTCGACATCAGAAGGCCGAAATACCGGCAGGCGCGACAGGTTTGACCGTGAAGATCGCTTGCGTGCGCTCACGGACACTCTTGAACCTGTCGGTTGCCTTTCCGATCAAACTATCTGGCAAAGCGTTCCGGCCGGAAAGAGGTCAGAAGCGGATGACGCTTGCCAGTGGCGATCTCGTCGGCAAGCAGTTCGCCTGCGATCAGACCGAGAGTGGCACCGCTATGGCTGAAGGCAACGAAATAGCCCGGGATCGCCTGCAATTCGCCGAAAACCGGCTCGCCATCACCCGGAATGGGCTTAGGGCCAACGCCGTAGTCGCCGATTTCGAGCTTCGGGTTCCCTTCTAAGACCTTTGAAGCTTCCCGCAGCAGCCCTTCGAGTGTCGAAGGTTTGATTTCATAGCTGCCATCGTTCTTTACGATAACCTCTTCTTCGGACCAGGCCGAATCGAGCGCAAAAGCGCCGTCAGGAGTGGGCCGGATGGCAACTTTCGGCGTATTCAGCACAGCCTTCAGGGGATGCTTGACCGGCTTCGTCCGGACGAGAAGAGCGATCGGCGTATCGTCGCCAATATGCTGACCGGCTTCCGCAACGATCGCCGGCACCTCGCCGCCGACCGCCAACAATACGGCATCGGCGGTCCAATGGGCGCCATTCGCAGTCGTGACGCCGCGGGCGCAGCCATCCTCCACCTTGATAGCCGCCCGGCCGGCATCGGTGACGATTTCGCCGCCCAATGCCCGAAACTCTTCGGCAAGAACGCCAATCAGGGACGGCAGATCGACCCAGCCCTCGCCCGGATTGAAGATTGCCCCCTGCTGCGTGACGGCGCTTGCATCGACTCCCGGCGTCACTTTCGCAATCTCACCCGACGTCAGCAATTGTGCATGATAGCCAAGGTCACGCTCGTAATCGAAGACGGCGGCAATGTCGTTATCGGCTTCGTCGGCATCCCAGGTCAGGCCGCCGTCGAAGCGTAGCCATGCCGCGTCCGGATATCTTGCGGAAAGCGTGCGATAGCGGTCGATGCCGGCGAGACGCAGCCGATGATAGGCATCGGAGCGGCGCCTTGCGGAATTGAGCCAGGCGAGCGAGCGGCCCGATGCGCCATTCGCCAGTGGGCCGTCGTTGATCAGCGTTGTCTGAACGCCAAGCCGCGCGAGATGAACGGCCGTGGAAACACCGAAGATACCGCCGCCGACAACAACGGCTTTTGAAGAACGAGTGGGAGCATGCATGTTGGAAAACCTTGTCAGTAGGGAATATTATGATCGGAGGGCCGCCAGATTTCTCGCCGGCCCGTTTGTCAGAGGACCTCGGCGAGGAAGCGTTTCAGCCGTTCGCTTTGCGGATTGTCGAAGATCTGTTGCGGCGGACCGGCTTCAACGATGCGGCCTTCATCCATGAAGACGACCTGATCGGCGACCTTGCGGGCAAATCCCATTTCGTGAGTAACGACCGCCATGGTCATGCCCTGGCGCCCGAGATTGGCCATCAGGTCGAGCACGCCCTTGACCAGCTCCGGATCGAGCGCGCTCGTGACCTCGTCGAAGAGGACGACTTCCGGATCCATGGCAAGGGCGCGGGCAATGGCGACACGCTGCTGCTGGCCGCCGGAAAGACCGGCTGGGCGGTGGTCCTTGCGCCCGGCAAGTCCCACTTCCGCAAGACGGGTCTCGGCAATCCGCCGCGCCTCAGCTTTCGGCATCCTCTTGATCTTCCTCAGCGACAGCATGACGTTTTCAAGCGCAGTATGATCCGGAAAGAGATTGAAGTGCTGGAATACCATGCCGACGCGGCGGCGGAGGCTTTCCGGCTTCATCGCCAGAATGCTTTCACCATCGAGCGCGATGTCGCCGCACTTCGGCTCAACGAGCCTGTTCAAGCACCGGAGCAGCGTCGACTTGCCCGAGCCCGATGGCCCGATGATGCAGGTCACCGTGCCTCTGGCTATGTCGAGATCGATGCCTTTCAGCACTTCGAGATCGCCATAGGACATGCTGAGATCGCGAATTTGAACGGCCCCACCCTTGAAACGCGAAGCAGCGGCGCCGGAAGGCATCCCGGTACCCGAAGCGGCCTCCAGCTCGCCGACCTCGACAAGGCCGCTCGTGCCACCGGAGCCGCGCCCCTGCCGTCCAAGGCGCAGACGTGCGTCGATATAGTTGACGAGATGCGTCAACGGCACGGTGATGATCAGGTAGAAGATGCCGGCCAGCAGCAGAGGTGAGAGATTGCCCGTCACCACAGCCTGATCCTGGCCGACGCGAAAGATTTCGCGCTCTGAGGCCAGCAGCCCCAGGAAGTAGACAAGGCTTGAATCCTTGACGTTGCCGATGAACTGGTTGACGAGGGCGGGCAGGAC
Proteins encoded in this region:
- a CDS encoding ABC transporter ATP-binding protein, translated to MERVHAVQDITFDLMQGEILCIIGESGSGKSVTANAIMGLLPSIIKVTAGTIRFKGANLVSADAATLRSLRGRAVSIIFQDPLSALNPLMTIGDQIIEVLDAHKIGTPESRRQKVKELLGEVGLPDPELLQHQYPFRLSGGQRQRVMIAMALALDPDVLIADEPTTALDVTTQAQILELIRKIQARKKMSVMFITHDFGVVAEIADRVIVMEKGHLVEQGPAAQVLNAPVHPYTQRLIAAVPRMTTAGRETITEAPVVLEVDKLNKTYRAGSGFLSKSRTVQAVNDVSFSIRKGRTLGVVGESGSGKSSLGRVLLKLLSSDSGRILFDGRDIAPLSDDEFRPLRPYMQMIFQDPFASLNPRHTIGRILTVGPMAHGLSMHEAKAKALRLLKRVGLDEGAFDRFPHEFSGGQRQRIGIARALMFDPVLLVADEAVSALDVSIQAQILKLLAEIQQDTKVAMIFITHDLRVASQICDEVAVMYKGEIVEYGPPSQIFRAPSHAYTQSLLAAIPGSDWEAVG
- a CDS encoding ABC transporter permease; its protein translation is MSAVEFILAGMMAAATPFLLAALGELVAERAGVLNLGVEGLMAVGAVIAFIVVYHGGGHLLAFLAAGLGSALLSMFFAGITLGFNANQVAAGLALGILGQGLSALFGKSYESLTVTTLPKIAIPGLSQIPVVGGLFSQDIVVWISLVVTIGIWATFAYSKVGLILRAVGENPKAAHAIGYPIVSIRFAAVTFGGMMAGFAGAYASTIYTPLWADGMIAGRGWIAIALVVFGTWLTSRIFLGACLFGAVSLMGLAAQASGLAVSSQLLACLPYLVTIIVLGIISVDRRLLKLNGVASLGEPFER
- a CDS encoding SDR family NAD(P)-dependent oxidoreductase, whose translation is MSEERVAMISGASRGIGAALAEELAAKGWRLSLGMRRPEMPAWADPARVGAFAYDAVDADASDRWAEETLRTFGRIDAVVANAGIGIAKSVIEADDADLDGLLEVNVKAPRRLAKSAWSALASSGRGRVIIVASLSGKRVKSANSGLYAVSKFAAVALAHAIRHTGFDLGIRATAICPGFVATDMARGLTSKPDSEMTDPRDLARIISTLMDLPNEASVAEFTINCQLEESF
- a CDS encoding peptide ABC transporter substrate-binding protein, with product MTDANDTILLKPTRRQALTMMALGASGLIMPNILGRGEAFAAPPAKPTGQLVIGFSQEPTVFNPHLIHIEVDEGIHFSVFDPLFTVTPEGKFSPSLATEVPTVENGGISADGLHWKVKLRDGVKWHDGTPFTAEDVKFTLELMVDPNFRSWRKTGHELVRDLTVVSPTEITWRMEKPFAPYPSILAMTFIVPKHILGAEKDKNTAPFNNAPIGTGPFKWVERVPGDHITLAANTDYFGTGPYLETLVYKYVPDLTVLYTQFKTGDIDVVGLQWITPDHYDEAKGLDGKAVAVVPAATVESVGFNMEKPQFKDPAVREALYCAIDKQTIIDALYYGLPTPTESYIPQQSFYYNPDLPKQEFSTDKAKKILDDAGWKPGPDGIRVKDGVKLSFTNSTTAGNHIREQVQQFMQQTFKDIGVELTISNLPPAVMWGDYWTMSKFDSVIVGINFQTGSDPDTSDYFRSTAITAKGGAGQNSWQYANPEVDKLLTEGGQIFVPEERKKVYQKIQEIMRHDLPFLPLFQYATVRGHKVGVENVTPNINVRIDSWNVGTWYWAKA
- a CDS encoding ABC transporter permease; translated protein: MLRYLLSRLWQSLVLLLLVSMIGFAVLTLAPGGPLSQYTLTPGMTKEALDRIAAQMGLDRPLPIQYLDWLRHLLMGDWGRSYRDNQPVLSIIFGHLFATLLLMGTSMVISIAIGTWIGIKGATRRYSIFDYSATVGAMVALSIPTFWFGLVAIYIFSLKLKWLPAGNMYTVGNGSLGDYAIHLIMPSLVLALVNIAVWSRYMRTATLEVINQDFVRTARAKGLSPRRVLMRHVVGNALLPMITLAGLQLPTILGGALVAETVFTWPGMGRLFLDSLGYSDYPVVMGLLMFSAIFVLIGNLLADLLVAFVDPRVRLG
- a CDS encoding MarR family winged helix-turn-helix transcriptional regulator — encoded protein: MPPTKVPPTSVKDIDIDVLEDTLSFYIRSINLAVSRDLDEKLEGLDVARGTGKITTLFLVDDNPGIRPSTIAQIILKDRSATGRLIEQMEAHDLLTRETSADDSRAQELYITEKGHELAKRVRAIVTKQSREFFSDITDEEHRLLIDILRRTYRRIVSQS
- a CDS encoding NAD(P)/FAD-dependent oxidoreductase — encoded protein: MPGPYVVPVHGDAELPKEVDVVVIGGGIIGTSTTLELAERGLRVALCEKGGIGQEQSSRNWGWVRISRRDPREVPLMAEALRIWSTLDKRTGRDTGYKRAGIIFTCADDKQYADHERWNRNLEGYQLESRMISGAEFKNLFPGTQMELKGALFTAADGRAEPQRAAPAIAEAARDKGASILTECAVRGIETAGGRISGVITERGPIACKAVVLAGGAWSSLFAGMFGLDLPQLKVMNSVLRTKPLEGGPEQAIWASGFALRKRQDGGYTIASGHENIVDIVPSSFRYAGKFLPALKKEWRSLNFRVSGRFFDEARIPNRWAMDEASPFEYCRVLDPKPSTKLSNAALANLKKAFPVFEKAEIAQRWAGYIDVTPDAVPVIDAIDSIPGFHIATGFSGHGFGIGPAAGRLMADIVTGKLPVVDRKNFRFSRFHDGSKIELISGF